The following are encoded in a window of uncultured Sphaerochaeta sp. genomic DNA:
- the rpmG gene encoding 50S ribosomal protein L33 has product MADSKKKGPVEKIALQCTECKQKNYTTEKNRRNTQGKLELKKYCPFERKHTLHREAKIK; this is encoded by the coding sequence ATGGCTGATTCAAAGAAAAAAGGTCCTGTTGAGAAAATTGCTCTTCAGTGCACCGAATGTAAGCAGAAAAATTACACTACCGAGAAGAATCGGAGAAATACTCAGGGTAAGCTTGAGTTAAAGAAGTATTGTCCGTTCGAGCGCAAGCACACCTTGCACCGCGAGGCAAAAATTAAATAA
- the secE gene encoding preprotein translocase subunit SecE: MKKLFKYFKESFQELKKVVWPSREAVISSTKVVLVSTAIVAIFLGLVDFLLLKGVLFIL; encoded by the coding sequence ATGAAGAAGCTATTTAAGTATTTCAAGGAGTCTTTCCAGGAACTGAAAAAGGTTGTCTGGCCCTCCCGTGAAGCTGTCATTTCTTCCACAAAGGTCGTACTTGTGTCTACAGCCATCGTTGCAATATTCCTTGGGTTGGTGGACTTCCTCCTGCTTAAAGGTGTATTGTTTATTCTGTAA